Proteins encoded together in one Aeromonas encheleia window:
- a CDS encoding type VI secretion system PAAR protein produces MCPTIALLGDIGTDHEGFHPSPVIAASPNVFLDGKPVARQGDPLAPHDKPNNPPHPRSISGGVGSVLVNGKPIAVTGTAIGCGGVVIGSGSGQAG; encoded by the coding sequence ATGTGTCCCACTATTGCATTGCTCGGTGACATCGGCACCGACCACGAGGGGTTCCACCCCTCTCCGGTGATTGCCGCGAGCCCGAATGTCTTCCTCGACGGCAAGCCGGTGGCCCGTCAGGGCGACCCGCTGGCACCCCACGACAAACCCAACAATCCTCCCCATCCGCGCAGCATCTCGGGTGGCGTTGGCTCAGTGCTGGTGAACGGCAAGCCCATCGCGGTGACCGGTACCGCCATCGGTTGCGGCGGCGTGGTGATTGGTTCGGGCAGTGGACAGGCAGGATAA
- the tssI gene encoding type VI secretion system Vgr family protein produces MADSTGLQFTVKVGALPETTFVVAEFMLEEALNGPFQLRLELASPQPDIDFGAVLDQPCELLVWYNGELQRRVCGVVSDLAQGDSGFRRTRYQLMVQPALWRLSLRQNSRMFQAQKPDEILSILLQEHGITDYAFALKNEHAQREYCVQYQETDLAFVNRLAAEEGLFYFHEFEQGKHRIVFADDAAALTAGPALFFNLGNRSLEQGPYVRQFHYREAVRPSDVELKDYSFKTPAYGLSHKKLGAELEHQRDTYQHFDYPGRYKLDPSGKAFAQHRLDALRNDAVTGSGKSNCAALLPGQTFSLTEHPNGSLNTDWQVVRISHTGLQPQALEEEGGSGPTVYHNEFAVVKASTSWRARIGSPQAPHKPMVDGPQIATVVGPEGEEIYCDEHGRVKLQFPWDRYGSSNDQSSCWVRVSQGWAGGQYGMLAIPRIGHEVIVSFLEGDPDQPIVTGRTFHATNRPPYELPANKTRTVLRTETHQGEGFNELRFEDQAGQEEIYLHGQKDLNVLIENDAAWHIKHDEHTDIDNERVTRIKANDHLTVNGEKRDQVKADYSLTVDASLHQKLGQSLLVEAGQEVHIKVGDKLVLEAGAEITLKGGGSFVKVDPSGIKLVGPAIKLNAGGSAGSGSGWAGKAPIVPKAVEVVKAPDAVELLNAIPTEKAMEALLKEQEPGQVFFVPSR; encoded by the coding sequence ATGGCAGACAGCACAGGATTACAATTTACCGTCAAGGTGGGGGCGCTGCCCGAGACCACCTTTGTGGTGGCCGAGTTCATGCTGGAGGAGGCGTTGAACGGTCCCTTCCAGCTGCGACTGGAGCTGGCCAGCCCCCAACCGGACATCGACTTTGGCGCCGTGCTGGACCAGCCCTGCGAGCTGCTGGTGTGGTACAACGGCGAGCTGCAACGGCGGGTGTGCGGGGTGGTGAGCGACCTGGCGCAGGGGGACAGCGGCTTTCGCCGTACCCGCTATCAGCTCATGGTGCAGCCGGCGCTGTGGCGGCTCTCCTTGCGCCAGAACTCTCGCATGTTCCAGGCGCAGAAGCCCGACGAAATCCTCTCAATCCTGCTGCAAGAGCACGGCATCACCGACTACGCCTTCGCGCTGAAAAACGAACACGCCCAGCGGGAGTACTGCGTGCAGTACCAGGAGACGGACCTCGCGTTCGTCAACCGGCTGGCCGCCGAAGAGGGACTGTTCTACTTCCACGAGTTCGAGCAGGGCAAGCACCGCATCGTCTTTGCCGACGACGCGGCGGCATTGACTGCCGGCCCCGCGCTCTTCTTCAACCTCGGCAACCGCTCGCTGGAACAGGGCCCCTACGTGCGCCAGTTCCACTACCGGGAGGCGGTGCGCCCGAGCGATGTAGAGCTCAAGGACTACAGCTTCAAGACCCCGGCCTATGGCCTGTCTCACAAGAAGCTGGGGGCCGAGCTTGAGCACCAGCGCGATACCTATCAGCACTTCGACTACCCGGGCCGCTACAAGCTGGACCCGAGCGGCAAGGCCTTTGCCCAGCACCGGCTGGATGCGCTGCGCAATGACGCGGTGACCGGCAGCGGCAAGTCCAACTGCGCGGCCCTGCTGCCGGGCCAGACGTTTTCGCTGACCGAGCACCCGAACGGTAGCTTGAACACCGACTGGCAGGTGGTGCGTATCAGCCACACCGGATTGCAGCCGCAGGCGCTGGAGGAAGAGGGCGGCAGCGGCCCGACCGTCTACCACAACGAATTTGCGGTGGTGAAGGCGAGCACCAGCTGGCGTGCCCGCATCGGCAGCCCACAGGCGCCCCACAAGCCGATGGTGGACGGCCCGCAAATTGCCACCGTGGTGGGCCCGGAGGGGGAGGAGATTTACTGCGACGAGCATGGCCGGGTGAAGCTGCAGTTCCCCTGGGACCGCTACGGTTCCAGTAACGACCAGAGCTCCTGCTGGGTGCGGGTGAGCCAGGGCTGGGCGGGGGGCCAGTACGGCATGCTGGCCATTCCGCGCATCGGTCATGAGGTGATTGTCTCCTTCCTGGAAGGGGACCCGGACCAGCCCATAGTCACAGGCCGGACCTTCCACGCCACCAACCGACCCCCCTACGAGTTACCGGCCAACAAGACCCGCACCGTGCTGCGTACCGAGACCCATCAGGGGGAGGGGTTCAACGAGCTGCGCTTCGAAGACCAGGCGGGACAGGAAGAGATTTACCTTCACGGCCAGAAAGACCTGAACGTGCTCATAGAAAACGATGCGGCCTGGCACATCAAGCACGATGAGCACACCGATATCGACAATGAGCGGGTGACCCGCATCAAGGCCAATGACCATCTCACCGTGAATGGCGAGAAGCGGGACCAGGTCAAGGCCGATTACTCGCTCACCGTCGATGCTTCCCTGCACCAGAAGTTGGGCCAATCCCTGCTGGTGGAGGCGGGGCAGGAGGTGCACATCAAGGTGGGTGACAAGCTGGTGCTGGAGGCGGGGGCCGAGATCACCCTCAAGGGCGGTGGTAGCTTCGTCAAGGTCGATCCGAGCGGCATCAAGCTGGTCGGCCCCGCCATCAAGCTCAATGCCGGCGGCAGCGCCGGATCTGGCTCAGGTTGGGCGGGCAAGGCTCCGATCGTTCCCAAGGCGGTGGAAGTAGTCAAGGCACCCGATGCGGTCGAATTGCTCAATGCCATCCCGACCGAGAAGGCGATGGAGGCACTGCTCAAGGAGCAAGAGCCTGGACAGGTCTTCTTTGTGCCATCCCGCTAA
- a CDS encoding lysozyme family protein codes for MKILYPMQVGGGDAPKEVASREEFIGKLNGEPGGTFLLGGNRIWHGGIHLSDKGGWHPQGAVRAIADGEIVAYRIASDPVAVKLEPEEGKPGEAITLRTSPSFCLVRHRYEATEEVSGQQQPKRNALTFYCLYMHIASKNAYQGEPERHVLTGSGVAIYKATASLQFQKEDKLGTARKGAEVSLIGAPSERMNLNNEPYSYQLVSYATPKDGDPSQFYVASQFIKEERKVEPDWMMAKQDIPCLYPISSNCYLRKSKEQGEAVAAGLPKTSKVARTTAQPVVFSNMKEYLEVEVWEVAQGKLTDGKGNVVPNASKGERYWVAKEMLGQPSEAVRHTPIVYDKVEQRNTNPISVKAGEVVGHWGEHETPKPTANGFALNEDRKAIHMEIFVAESDKEALGKCISNEGKLAKGQEYLLLKEGEQADTYKLTKENNTTSYSKAGTFGPLDAPKPIRTQDIVAHGADRFVKVAEDQHVLISGDTRLVNQHEWEILGVTLVDGGSDPDGFLDKADTDGKEGGDFFSTLYEELVTDRDGDGSISADEIKAAMADKMVADKVRKLFIKHESEWVKRDTWSRLEQELKNMPNLYKYVLEVTNKMAWIEEAAAVVGDTKPWFIHPVGMLGLVADPISDDDMDERWLIVSQGQLTFNAEGNDIEDSPFFSRVIHWPGNSLSGVTIGRGYDIGSRSQKEVYNDLQNAGVPHDIATIISNGAKLKGENASSYVSANRDSTQISRKAQFKLFEKIYPDYVSRAEVNYERWTTTNEISSANIPNISASDKTQWSSLDVKVKDVVVDLVYQGFTKGPKPMLYGMLNDRDRYAEYIVGNPSLNQYEPGRKRAEYLRGD; via the coding sequence ATGAAAATCCTATATCCAATGCAAGTGGGAGGCGGTGATGCTCCCAAAGAAGTTGCTTCGCGTGAAGAATTTATCGGCAAGCTCAATGGTGAGCCGGGTGGCACCTTCCTGCTCGGCGGCAATCGTATCTGGCATGGTGGCATTCATTTGAGCGACAAGGGAGGCTGGCATCCGCAAGGTGCAGTGCGAGCTATTGCCGATGGAGAGATAGTGGCCTACCGCATCGCGTCCGATCCCGTTGCCGTGAAGCTGGAGCCGGAAGAGGGGAAGCCGGGTGAGGCAATCACCTTGCGTACCTCCCCTTCATTCTGCTTGGTCCGGCATCGTTATGAGGCCACAGAAGAAGTTTCCGGACAGCAGCAGCCAAAACGAAATGCTCTAACCTTCTATTGCCTCTATATGCACATTGCCAGCAAAAACGCTTATCAGGGTGAGCCAGAACGTCATGTGCTGACAGGGAGCGGTGTCGCTATATACAAGGCCACTGCAAGTCTGCAGTTTCAGAAAGAGGACAAGCTCGGTACTGCTCGCAAGGGGGCCGAAGTTAGCTTGATTGGAGCTCCATCGGAACGAATGAATCTGAATAATGAGCCTTACTCTTACCAGCTGGTCAGTTATGCCACCCCGAAGGACGGTGACCCGTCTCAGTTTTATGTGGCTTCACAATTTATCAAGGAAGAGCGCAAGGTTGAGCCCGACTGGATGATGGCCAAGCAAGATATTCCTTGTCTCTATCCGATCAGCAGCAACTGCTATCTACGTAAAAGCAAAGAACAGGGTGAAGCTGTGGCTGCGGGATTGCCAAAAACGAGCAAAGTAGCACGAACCACAGCTCAGCCAGTCGTATTTTCCAATATGAAGGAGTATCTCGAGGTTGAGGTCTGGGAGGTTGCCCAAGGCAAGCTGACCGATGGTAAAGGGAACGTAGTGCCCAATGCCTCGAAAGGTGAGCGTTACTGGGTTGCCAAAGAGATGTTGGGCCAGCCCAGTGAAGCCGTTCGGCATACCCCCATCGTTTATGACAAAGTGGAGCAGCGAAATACCAATCCCATTTCGGTCAAGGCCGGCGAGGTGGTCGGGCATTGGGGGGAGCATGAGACACCGAAACCGACGGCCAATGGTTTTGCTCTCAATGAAGATCGTAAAGCAATACATATGGAGATATTTGTCGCAGAGAGTGACAAGGAGGCTCTTGGTAAATGCATCAGCAATGAAGGAAAGTTAGCCAAGGGACAAGAGTATCTGCTGCTCAAAGAGGGTGAGCAGGCAGATACTTATAAGTTGACCAAGGAGAACAATACAACCAGCTACAGCAAGGCCGGAACATTTGGTCCGTTGGATGCTCCCAAACCGATAAGGACTCAGGATATCGTGGCTCATGGTGCCGACCGATTTGTGAAGGTGGCCGAGGATCAGCATGTGCTTATCAGCGGTGATACCAGACTGGTGAACCAGCATGAGTGGGAAATTCTGGGTGTGACTTTGGTTGATGGCGGCTCGGATCCCGACGGATTCCTAGACAAGGCTGACACTGACGGTAAGGAGGGGGGAGACTTTTTCAGCACCCTTTACGAAGAGCTGGTGACAGATCGGGATGGCGATGGCAGTATCAGTGCCGATGAAATCAAGGCGGCGATGGCTGATAAAATGGTCGCAGACAAGGTGCGAAAGCTGTTTATCAAGCACGAAAGTGAATGGGTAAAGCGAGATACGTGGTCAAGGCTCGAGCAAGAGCTAAAAAATATGCCAAATCTGTACAAATACGTACTGGAAGTTACCAATAAAATGGCCTGGATAGAAGAGGCTGCTGCTGTGGTGGGTGATACCAAGCCTTGGTTTATTCATCCAGTAGGGATGTTGGGGTTGGTTGCAGATCCTATTTCAGATGATGATATGGATGAACGGTGGTTGATTGTTTCTCAAGGCCAGCTGACCTTCAATGCAGAAGGTAATGATATAGAAGACAGTCCATTTTTCTCTAGGGTTATTCACTGGCCAGGAAATAGTTTATCTGGTGTGACAATTGGTCGGGGATATGATATTGGAAGCCGTTCACAGAAAGAGGTTTATAATGACTTGCAAAATGCAGGAGTACCTCATGATATTGCAACCATTATCTCCAATGGAGCAAAACTAAAAGGAGAGAATGCTTCTTCTTATGTCTCTGCTAATAGAGATAGCACACAGATATCTAGAAAGGCTCAGTTTAAACTTTTTGAGAAAATTTATCCGGATTATGTGAGTCGAGCTGAGGTGAACTATGAGCGATGGACTACAACTAATGAAATTAGTAGTGCAAACATCCCCAATATATCTGCTTCTGATAAAACTCAATGGAGTAGTCTTGACGTTAAAGTGAAAGATGTGGTAGTTGACTTGGTTTATCAGGGCTTTACTAAAGGACCAAAACCAATGCTCTATGGTATGTTGAATGATAGGGATAGATATGCGGAATATAT